In one Ralstonia pickettii genomic region, the following are encoded:
- a CDS encoding methyl-accepting chemotaxis protein encodes MFSKMTIRLRLGLMMAGIGVLAVIVGVTGLIGMRHANTRVQDGYAVQLAGTVALAESDSNLLSFRIVLDRAAMAPNAPGMEKTIERAQMFLDKSDAAWKRYRALPTPADERKLADEAQGLREAFLRDGAQVLMQAVQAHDEARINKTVMDVMPALYRPLGDKVAALNRLQMDVAKTSYEASQAEQHNLSALTTGLLLGGILVGGLLTWALRRSITLPLMRAIETAEHITQGDLTHTIQVDRADETGRLLRALQRMQDSLQKMVGQVRSGSDSIASATQQIAAGNADLSQRTEQQASALEETASSMEELTSIVRQNADNARQASTLAGNASDIAVKGGEVVGRVVDTMAGINASSKKIADIIGVIEGIAFQTNILALNAAVEAARAGEQGRGFAVVAGEVRSLAQRSATAAKEIKELISDSVGRVENGTTLVAEAGSVIDEVVVAVKRVTDIMGEISSASDEQSAGIEQVNRAVTQMDEGTQQNAALVEQAAAAAMSLQEQASGLRQAVEAFRTQAGAQANVVPAVSVAARVAAKPALKAKAVPRRAAKPKAAGRNAAEPIAQTGAATAAPASAKEQQRERTAAAAETKAAASAPKLPVPKLVAAGGDDSDWETF; translated from the coding sequence ATGTTCAGCAAAATGACCATCCGGCTCCGCTTGGGGCTGATGATGGCGGGCATCGGTGTGCTCGCCGTCATCGTGGGCGTGACGGGCCTGATCGGCATGCGGCACGCCAATACCCGCGTTCAGGACGGCTATGCCGTGCAGTTGGCGGGCACCGTGGCATTGGCCGAATCCGATTCCAATCTCCTGAGCTTCCGCATCGTGCTGGATCGTGCAGCCATGGCGCCCAATGCGCCCGGCATGGAAAAGACGATCGAGCGCGCCCAGATGTTCCTCGACAAGTCCGACGCCGCCTGGAAGCGCTACCGTGCGCTGCCCACCCCGGCAGACGAACGCAAGCTGGCCGACGAGGCCCAGGGCCTGCGTGAAGCGTTTCTGCGTGATGGCGCACAGGTGTTGATGCAAGCCGTGCAAGCGCACGATGAAGCGCGCATCAACAAGACGGTCATGGACGTCATGCCGGCGCTGTACCGCCCCCTTGGCGACAAGGTCGCGGCGCTCAACCGATTGCAGATGGACGTGGCCAAAACCAGCTACGAAGCCAGCCAGGCAGAACAGCACAATCTCAGCGCCCTCACCACAGGCCTGCTGCTGGGCGGCATTCTGGTGGGCGGGCTGCTGACGTGGGCGCTACGCCGTTCGATCACGCTGCCGTTGATGCGCGCCATCGAAACGGCCGAGCACATTACGCAGGGCGACCTTACGCACACCATCCAGGTGGATCGCGCCGATGAAACCGGCCGCCTGCTGCGCGCACTGCAACGCATGCAGGACAGCCTGCAGAAGATGGTGGGGCAGGTGCGCTCGGGTTCCGACTCGATCGCCAGCGCCACGCAGCAGATTGCTGCCGGCAATGCGGACCTCTCGCAGCGCACCGAGCAGCAGGCTTCGGCGCTGGAAGAAACCGCATCGAGCATGGAAGAACTGACGAGCATCGTGCGTCAGAACGCCGACAACGCGCGTCAGGCCAGCACGCTGGCCGGCAATGCATCGGACATCGCCGTCAAGGGCGGTGAAGTGGTTGGCCGGGTGGTGGACACCATGGCCGGCATCAACGCCAGCAGCAAGAAGATCGCCGACATCATCGGCGTGATTGAAGGCATTGCCTTTCAGACGAACATCCTGGCCCTGAATGCGGCGGTCGAAGCCGCCCGCGCAGGCGAGCAGGGCCGCGGCTTTGCGGTGGTGGCAGGCGAAGTGCGCAGCCTGGCCCAGCGCTCGGCCACGGCTGCGAAGGAAATCAAGGAACTCATCAGCGATTCGGTTGGCCGCGTTGAAAACGGCACGACGCTGGTGGCGGAAGCGGGCAGCGTGATCGACGAAGTGGTGGTCGCCGTCAAGCGCGTGACGGACATCATGGGCGAGATCAGCTCCGCATCGGACGAACAGAGCGCGGGTATCGAGCAAGTCAACCGGGCCGTCACGCAGATGGACGAAGGCACGCAGCAGAACGCCGCGCTGGTGGAGCAGGCTGCTGCCGCGGCGATGTCGCTGCAGGAGCAGGCCAGCGGGCTGCGCCAGGCTGTGGAGGCGTTCCGCACGCAAGCGGGCGCGCAGGCCAACGTGGTACCCGCAGTGTCGGTGGCCGCGCGCGTGGCAGCCAAGCCGGCATTGAAAGCCAAGGCCGTGCCCCGCCGTGCCGCCAAGCCGAAGGCCGCAGGCCGAAATGCCGCTGAACCCATCGCGCAGACCGGGGCTGCAACTGCAGCGCCGGCCTCCGCCAAGGAACAACAACGCGAGCGCACCGCCGCCGCTGCCGAGACCAAAGCGGCTGCGTCAGCGCCCAAGTTGCCCGTACCCAAGCTCGTTGCCGCAGGCGGCGACGATAGCGACTGGGAGACCTTTTGA
- a CDS encoding methyl-accepting chemotaxis protein, which yields MGWIKRLPVSTVLTGGFLIVAAMGAAIGGLGIYTITQLTKASEELAQKQMRAITQMGSAANSLAHASRAQTALLIATTLTERKTLSTQIADSMQHLKDGVENVRPLFTSDEGKKMIREVDAIYPVWGKRMTDFVALMDKQGLDPTQFDSRVTAENVGLLDDTAAFEKTLDKMVKRVEEVSAASTVKARDDAHRSRLMMMVMACAGALLGIVLGLVIARRLSRQLGGEPSYAAEIARRIAAGDLAVHVQTRPGDHDSMLFAMAQMQQQLTGTITNIKSSADSIASATKQIAAGNADLSQRTEEQASSLEETASSMEELTSIVKQNADNARQASQLAGSASDIAVKGGEVVGRVVETMAGINASSKKIADIIGVIEGIAFQTNILALNAAVEAARAGEQGRGFAVVAGEVRSLAQRSATAAKEIKELIGDSVGRVRNGSALVAEAGTVIEEVVVAVRRVTDIMGEISAASDEQSSGIEQVNQAVNQMDEVTQQNAALVEQAAAAALSLEEQAQLLRNAVATFRTDASAELAVAAPIAVAAPAVRSEARPQKTEVVPSVARALASRKAAKPAVLPEAAPEQVAGPAAEQGEKAPHDAHAPIVPVAAAVVSAAASEAVVAPALKLTTGSADEDDWSTF from the coding sequence ATGGGTTGGATCAAGCGTTTGCCGGTGTCCACGGTACTCACCGGTGGTTTCCTGATCGTGGCGGCCATGGGCGCGGCCATCGGCGGGTTGGGCATCTATACGATCACGCAGTTGACAAAGGCCAGCGAAGAGCTGGCGCAAAAGCAGATGCGCGCCATCACGCAGATGGGCAGCGCGGCCAACAGCCTGGCGCATGCCAGCCGTGCGCAGACCGCATTGCTGATTGCCACCACGCTCACCGAGCGCAAGACGCTCAGCACGCAGATCGCCGACAGCATGCAGCACCTGAAAGACGGGGTGGAGAACGTGCGCCCGCTGTTCACGTCGGACGAAGGCAAGAAGATGATCCGCGAGGTCGATGCGATCTACCCCGTCTGGGGCAAGCGCATGACCGATTTCGTTGCACTGATGGACAAGCAGGGCCTGGACCCGACCCAGTTCGACAGTCGCGTCACGGCCGAGAACGTCGGCCTGCTGGACGACACCGCCGCGTTTGAAAAGACGCTCGACAAGATGGTCAAGCGTGTGGAAGAGGTCTCCGCCGCGTCCACCGTCAAGGCCCGCGACGATGCACACCGCTCGCGCCTGATGATGATGGTGATGGCCTGTGCAGGTGCGCTGCTCGGCATCGTGCTGGGCCTGGTCATTGCGCGCCGGCTGTCGCGCCAGTTGGGCGGTGAGCCTTCGTACGCGGCCGAGATCGCGCGCCGAATTGCCGCCGGCGATCTGGCCGTGCACGTGCAGACCCGCCCCGGCGACCATGACAGCATGCTGTTCGCCATGGCGCAGATGCAGCAGCAACTGACCGGCACGATCACCAACATCAAGAGTTCTGCCGATTCCATTGCCAGCGCCACCAAGCAGATCGCGGCCGGCAACGCAGACTTGTCGCAGCGCACGGAAGAGCAGGCCTCGTCGCTGGAGGAAACCGCTTCCAGCATGGAAGAGCTGACCAGCATCGTGAAGCAGAACGCCGACAACGCGCGCCAAGCCAGCCAACTGGCCGGCAGCGCGTCGGACATCGCCGTCAAGGGCGGCGAAGTGGTGGGCCGCGTGGTCGAAACCATGGCCGGCATCAACGCCAGCAGCAAGAAGATCGCCGACATCATCGGCGTGATCGAGGGCATTGCGTTCCAGACCAACATCCTGGCGCTGAATGCCGCCGTGGAAGCGGCGCGCGCGGGCGAGCAGGGACGCGGTTTTGCAGTGGTGGCCGGCGAGGTGCGCAGCCTCGCGCAGCGCTCGGCCACGGCGGCCAAGGAGATCAAGGAGCTGATCGGCGATTCGGTGGGCCGTGTGCGCAACGGGTCGGCCCTGGTGGCCGAAGCCGGCACGGTGATCGAGGAGGTGGTAGTGGCCGTGCGCCGGGTGACCGACATCATGGGCGAGATTTCCGCCGCGTCGGACGAGCAAAGCTCCGGCATCGAACAGGTCAACCAGGCCGTGAACCAGATGGACGAGGTCACGCAGCAGAACGCCGCGCTGGTGGAGCAAGCCGCCGCCGCCGCCCTGTCGCTGGAAGAGCAGGCGCAACTGCTGCGCAATGCCGTGGCGACGTTCCGCACCGATGCCTCGGCCGAGTTGGCCGTGGCGGCGCCGATTGCCGTTGCAGCGCCAGCCGTGCGCAGCGAAGCCCGCCCCCAGAAGACCGAAGTGGTGCCCTCTGTTGCGCGCGCCTTGGCGTCGCGCAAAGCCGCCAAGCCGGCTGTGTTACCGGAGGCTGCCCCCGAGCAGGTTGCCGGCCCGGCTGCCGAGCAAGGAGAAAAAGCGCCTCACGATGCACATGCACCGATTGTGCCGGTGGCTGCCGCCGTCGTTTCGGCAGCCGCTTCGGAGGCCGTCGTCGCCCCGGCCCTCAAGCTGACCACCGGTTCTGCCGATGAAGATGATTGGAGCACCTTCTGA
- a CDS encoding response regulator, which yields MSEKHILVVDDSTSIRRMIAACLRECGFAVTEAGDGTAALEAARALAQGSHHLVITDQVMPSMDGLTLIRALRTLPAYADTPILMLTTEADSTIRDQARAAGATGFLPKPFDPDGLTDSVMQLLEWHAQTHGSASTH from the coding sequence ATGAGCGAGAAACACATCCTGGTGGTGGACGATTCCACGTCGATCCGCCGCATGATTGCCGCGTGCCTGCGCGAGTGCGGCTTTGCCGTGACGGAAGCCGGGGACGGCACCGCCGCGCTGGAAGCCGCGCGCGCACTGGCCCAGGGCAGCCACCACCTTGTGATTACCGACCAGGTGATGCCGTCGATGGACGGCCTGACCCTCATCCGCGCCCTGCGCACGTTGCCGGCCTACGCCGACACCCCGATCCTCATGCTGACCACTGAGGCAGACAGCACCATCCGCGACCAGGCACGCGCTGCCGGCGCGACGGGCTTTCTGCCCAAGCCGTTCGACCCGGATGGGCTGACGGATTCGGTGATGCAGTTGCTCGAATGGCATGCGCAGACCCACGGGTCTGCATCGACGCATTAA
- a CDS encoding CheR family methyltransferase, whose translation MAAQNLAPVSPTLASREFSFTAEDFGRIRDLIYRRVGISLSDRKSEMVYSRLARRLRVVNFGSFRDYLDALEKGHLPDEWEAFTNALTTNLTAFFREQHHFPILHEHAKAKRTPFTVWCSASSTGEEPYSIAITLAEAFGSMSPSQVSVIASDVDTNALARARAGIYPMERVAALSPERLKKYFLRGTGKQEGYARVRPELQAMIDFRQINLLERDWPLQQKFDVIFCRNVMIYFDKPTQAKILEHFIDVMKPDGLLFAGHSESFLQVTKAWSLRGKTVYEVAPELRARMGAR comes from the coding sequence ATGGCAGCACAAAACTTGGCGCCAGTTTCGCCGACGCTCGCGTCGCGCGAGTTTTCATTCACCGCCGAAGATTTCGGCCGCATCCGCGACCTGATCTACCGGCGCGTCGGCATCTCGCTGTCCGACCGCAAGAGTGAAATGGTCTACAGCCGGCTGGCCCGCCGCCTGCGTGTGGTCAACTTCGGCTCGTTCCGCGACTACCTCGATGCACTGGAAAAAGGCCACCTGCCCGACGAGTGGGAGGCCTTTACCAACGCGCTGACCACCAACCTCACCGCGTTCTTCCGCGAGCAGCATCACTTCCCGATCCTGCACGAGCACGCCAAGGCCAAGCGCACGCCGTTCACCGTGTGGTGTTCGGCGTCGTCGACGGGCGAAGAGCCGTACTCGATCGCCATCACGCTGGCCGAAGCCTTTGGCTCGATGTCGCCCAGCCAGGTGAGCGTGATCGCCTCGGATGTGGATACCAACGCGCTGGCCCGCGCCCGCGCCGGCATCTATCCGATGGAGCGCGTCGCGGCCCTGTCGCCCGAGCGCCTGAAGAAGTACTTCCTGCGCGGTACCGGCAAGCAGGAGGGCTATGCCCGGGTGCGGCCCGAACTGCAGGCCATGATCGACTTTCGCCAGATCAACCTGCTCGAACGCGATTGGCCGTTGCAGCAGAAGTTCGACGTGATCTTCTGCCGCAACGTGATGATCTATTTCGACAAGCCCACGCAGGCCAAGATTCTTGAGCATTTCATCGACGTGATGAAACCCGATGGCCTGCTGTTTGCCGGCCATTCGGAGAGCTTCCTGCAGGTCACCAAGGCGTGGTCGCTGCGCGGCAAGACCGTGTACGAAGTCGCGCCCGAACTGCGCGCCAGGATGGGGGCACGATGA
- the cheD gene encoding chemoreceptor glutamine deamidase CheD — protein sequence MATLAQSAASTHAYYDTTFSRRAMKVLPGEYSVTTEDLMLVTVLGSCVSACVRDKTLGIGGMNHFMLPSRNEGESILSPSMRYGTHAMEVLLNQLYKAGAKRERLEIKVFGGAAVLAGMSTLDVGERNGKFVLEFLRNEGLTVAAKDLFDVHPRKVYFVPSTGQIMVRKLRSQNTAAELDSEAQYASKLSKSITTKPASRLQLFT from the coding sequence ATGGCCACGCTCGCGCAATCGGCGGCCAGCACCCACGCCTACTACGACACCACCTTCAGCCGGCGCGCCATGAAAGTGCTGCCCGGCGAGTATTCCGTCACCACCGAAGACCTGATGCTGGTCACGGTGCTCGGCTCGTGCGTGTCCGCCTGCGTGCGCGACAAGACCCTCGGCATTGGCGGCATGAACCATTTCATGCTGCCTTCGCGCAACGAAGGGGAATCGATCCTGTCGCCCTCCATGCGCTACGGCACGCATGCCATGGAAGTGCTGCTCAACCAGCTCTACAAGGCGGGCGCCAAGCGCGAGCGCCTGGAGATCAAGGTATTTGGCGGCGCCGCAGTCTTGGCCGGCATGAGCACGCTCGACGTGGGCGAGCGCAACGGCAAGTTCGTGCTCGAATTCCTGCGCAACGAAGGCCTGACCGTGGCCGCCAAAGACCTCTTTGACGTACACCCGCGCAAGGTGTATTTCGTACCGTCCACCGGCCAGATCATGGTGCGCAAGCTGCGCTCGCAGAACACGGCGGCCGAGCTGGACAGCGAGGCGCAATACGCCAGCAAGCTGTCGAAGTCCATCACGACAAAGCCCGCCTCGCGCCTGCAACTATTCACTTAG
- the cheA gene encoding chemotaxis protein CheA has product MNLDLSQFFGAFFEEAEELLVDMERLLLNLDVANPSSDDLNAIFRCAHSIKGGAATFGFTHMTELTHVAESILDRARTGTLQLRENMVDAFLETKDVLKSQLDAYRQEHPIDTATLEYMVAKLNSLTADEGAPVAAAPAAATPAATPEPVAAPQPEPMVVEAAAAEAVGDIEGGLDIKLIDVSNEDCELIVTELKHLGTVLRHARTGRNSDIVLQSTCTADDIIAVSCFIIDADQIVITPHVGGAAPAAEAAAQVVAAPTPAAAQTEVHAPAANEAAPVQAAAVAAAAAPMPARPAAADHKPAVAAETSIRVGVEKVDQLINLVGELVITQAMLAQTAQAFDPVLNERLFAGLSQLTRNARDLQEAAMSIRMMPMDYVFNRFPRLVRDLAHKLGKQVELSTFGKSTELDKGLIERIIDPLTHLVRNSLDHGIELPEARVAAGKDATGQLLLSAAHQGGNIVIEVSDDGQGLNRDKILKKARERGLPVSDNMTDDEINQLIFAPGFSTADQVTDVSGRGVGMDVVKQNIQSMGGYVEIQSQKGKGTTIRIVLPLTLAILDGMSVKTGDEVFILPLSCVAESLQPRPEDIKAVPGGGRLLKVRNEYLTLVPMYERFRITPSLPNPSEGIVVILDSEGKKIALQVDELVGQQQVVVKNLETNYRRVPGISGATILGDGSVALIVDVSALMRETRSGHSENAMRAVTAEKHEMGEAQGGRFSTEAMAAA; this is encoded by the coding sequence ATGAACCTCGACCTTAGCCAGTTTTTCGGCGCCTTTTTCGAAGAGGCGGAAGAGCTGCTCGTCGACATGGAGCGGCTGCTGCTCAACCTCGATGTCGCCAATCCTTCTTCTGATGATCTGAACGCCATCTTCCGCTGCGCGCACTCCATCAAGGGTGGTGCTGCAACGTTCGGTTTCACACACATGACGGAACTCACGCATGTGGCCGAATCGATTCTGGACCGCGCCCGCACCGGTACCCTGCAGCTGCGCGAAAACATGGTGGATGCCTTCCTGGAAACGAAAGACGTGTTGAAAAGCCAACTTGATGCCTACCGGCAAGAGCACCCTATCGATACGGCCACGCTCGAATACATGGTGGCCAAGCTCAACAGCCTGACCGCCGACGAAGGCGCCCCTGTTGCCGCCGCGCCGGCAGCTGCGACGCCCGCGGCGACGCCCGAACCGGTGGCTGCGCCCCAGCCTGAGCCGATGGTGGTCGAGGCGGCTGCGGCCGAAGCCGTGGGCGACATCGAAGGCGGTCTGGACATCAAGCTCATCGACGTCTCGAACGAAGACTGCGAGCTGATCGTCACCGAACTCAAGCACCTGGGCACCGTGCTGCGCCACGCGCGCACCGGCCGCAACAGCGACATCGTGCTGCAGAGCACCTGCACCGCCGACGACATCATCGCGGTGAGCTGCTTCATCATCGATGCCGACCAGATCGTCATCACACCGCACGTCGGTGGCGCGGCGCCGGCCGCTGAGGCCGCTGCGCAGGTGGTGGCTGCACCGACGCCCGCCGCCGCACAGACGGAAGTCCACGCTCCGGCTGCCAATGAAGCTGCGCCCGTGCAGGCGGCTGCCGTTGCCGCTGCTGCCGCCCCGATGCCGGCCCGTCCGGCTGCCGCCGATCACAAGCCGGCCGTGGCTGCCGAAACGTCGATCCGCGTGGGCGTGGAAAAGGTCGACCAGCTGATCAACCTGGTAGGCGAACTCGTCATCACGCAGGCCATGCTGGCGCAAACCGCGCAGGCCTTCGACCCGGTGCTCAACGAGCGCCTGTTTGCCGGCCTGTCGCAGCTCACGCGCAACGCGCGCGACCTCCAAGAGGCCGCCATGTCCATCCGCATGATGCCGATGGACTATGTGTTCAACCGCTTCCCGCGTCTGGTGCGCGACCTGGCGCACAAGCTGGGCAAGCAGGTCGAGCTGTCGACGTTCGGCAAGTCGACCGAACTGGACAAGGGCCTGATCGAACGGATCATCGATCCGCTCACGCACCTGGTGCGCAACAGCCTGGACCACGGCATCGAACTGCCTGAGGCCCGCGTGGCCGCCGGCAAGGACGCCACCGGCCAACTGCTGCTGTCTGCTGCCCACCAGGGCGGCAACATCGTCATCGAGGTGAGCGACGACGGCCAGGGCCTGAACCGCGACAAGATCCTCAAGAAGGCGCGCGAGCGCGGTCTGCCCGTGTCGGACAACATGACCGACGACGAGATCAACCAGCTGATCTTCGCGCCGGGCTTCTCCACGGCTGACCAGGTGACGGATGTGTCCGGCCGCGGCGTCGGCATGGACGTGGTCAAGCAGAACATCCAGTCGATGGGCGGCTACGTCGAGATCCAGTCGCAAAAGGGCAAGGGCACCACGATCCGCATCGTGCTGCCGCTCACGCTGGCGATCCTGGACGGCATGTCGGTCAAGACCGGCGACGAAGTGTTCATCCTCCCGCTGTCGTGCGTGGCCGAATCCCTGCAGCCGCGTCCGGAAGACATCAAGGCCGTGCCGGGCGGCGGTCGCCTGCTGAAGGTGCGCAACGAATACCTGACGCTGGTGCCGATGTACGAACGCTTCCGCATCACGCCGTCGCTGCCCAATCCGTCGGAAGGCATCGTCGTGATTCTGGATTCGGAAGGCAAGAAGATTGCGCTGCAGGTGGACGAACTGGTCGGCCAGCAGCAGGTGGTGGTCAAGAACCTCGAGACCAACTACCGCCGCGTGCCCGGCATTTCGGGCGCGACCATCCTGGGCGACGGCAGCGTGGCCCTGATCGTCGATGTGTCGGCACTGATGCGCGAGACCCGCTCGGGCCATTCAGAAAACGCGATGCGTGCCGTTACTGCCGAGAAGCACGAGATGGGCGAAGCACAGGGCGGTCGTTTCTCGACCGAGGCGATGGCCGCAGCATAA
- the motB gene encoding flagellar motor protein MotB — MSKSSTPTFIVIRRNKKGGHGHHGGAWKIAYADFVTAMMAFFLLMWLLSSVTKAELSSVETYFRTPLKVALFGGAGSGDQSSILQGSPALKQNMPQPNPSPSPTVQRQRNIRDESDDAALNKLKQKIAEMVETNPVMSQFKHQLLIDMTTEGLRIQIVDQQNRPMFANASAEVQPYMRTILRELGSALNDVPNPISLSGHTDATQYATQHGYSNWELSADRANASRRELVAGGMKPEKVSRVVGLEASVPLDKANIYNPINRRISIVVLNARAAEAVRSGGVEPVADLRNDGKDTLTDAAARATGVADAVSAAKP, encoded by the coding sequence ATGAGCAAGTCCAGCACGCCGACCTTCATTGTCATTCGGCGCAACAAGAAAGGCGGACACGGCCACCACGGTGGCGCGTGGAAGATCGCCTACGCCGATTTCGTGACCGCCATGATGGCGTTCTTCCTGCTGATGTGGCTGCTCAGCTCGGTGACGAAGGCTGAGCTGTCGTCGGTCGAAACGTATTTCCGCACGCCGCTGAAGGTGGCGCTGTTCGGTGGCGCCGGTTCGGGCGACCAGTCGAGCATCCTGCAGGGCAGCCCGGCGCTCAAGCAGAACATGCCGCAGCCGAACCCGAGCCCGAGCCCGACCGTCCAGCGCCAGCGCAACATCCGCGATGAATCGGACGATGCGGCGCTGAACAAGCTCAAGCAGAAGATTGCCGAGATGGTCGAGACGAACCCGGTCATGAGCCAGTTCAAGCACCAGTTGCTGATCGACATGACCACCGAAGGCCTGCGCATCCAGATCGTCGACCAGCAGAATCGTCCGATGTTTGCCAACGCCAGCGCAGAGGTGCAGCCGTACATGCGCACGATCCTGCGCGAGCTCGGTTCGGCACTGAACGACGTGCCCAACCCGATCAGCCTGTCGGGCCACACCGATGCCACGCAGTACGCCACGCAGCATGGCTACAGCAACTGGGAACTCTCGGCCGACCGTGCCAACGCATCGCGACGCGAGCTGGTGGCGGGCGGCATGAAGCCCGAGAAGGTCAGCCGCGTGGTGGGCCTGGAAGCATCGGTGCCGCTGGACAAGGCCAACATCTACAACCCGATCAATCGCCGCATCAGCATCGTCGTGCTCAACGCGCGCGCCGCTGAAGCCGTGCGCTCGGGTGGGGTCGAGCCGGTGGCCGACCTGCGCAATGACGGCAAAGACACGCTGACCGACGCCGCTGCACGTGCCACAGGTGTGGCCGATGCGGTAAGCGCGGCCAAGCCATAA
- a CDS encoding chemotaxis protein CheW has translation MEVKEHAIGEDTGGEEYLAFTLGREEYGIDILKVQEIRGYETVTRIANAPDFIKGVINLRGIIVPIVDLRIKFQLDRVEYNQYTVVIILNLKDRVVGIVVDGVSDVLTLQSQQIKPAPEFSGALDTEYIRGLGSIDERMLILVDIERLLMSADMALCDEAEAA, from the coding sequence ATGGAAGTCAAGGAACACGCGATCGGCGAAGACACCGGCGGGGAGGAATACCTGGCCTTCACGCTGGGCCGCGAGGAATACGGCATCGACATCCTGAAGGTGCAGGAAATCCGCGGCTACGAGACCGTCACGCGCATCGCCAATGCACCCGACTTCATCAAGGGTGTGATCAACCTGCGCGGCATCATCGTGCCGATCGTTGATCTGCGCATCAAGTTCCAGCTCGATCGTGTCGAATACAACCAGTACACCGTCGTCATCATCCTGAACCTGAAGGACCGTGTGGTCGGCATCGTGGTGGATGGCGTGTCGGACGTGCTGACGCTGCAAAGCCAGCAGATCAAGCCGGCGCCGGAGTTTTCGGGCGCGCTGGACACGGAATACATCCGTGGCCTGGGCTCGATCGACGAGCGCATGCTGATCCTGGTGGACATCGAGCGCCTGCTGATGTCGGCCGACATGGCGCTGTGCGACGAAGCAGAAGCCGCCTGA
- the motA gene encoding flagellar motor stator protein MotA, with protein sequence MLVAIGYIVILASVFGGYMLAGGHLGPLFQPTELLIIFGAGIGAFVVGNDKKAINATVKALPGLFKGSKYTKALYMEVMALLYVVLSKIRREGMMSIEADIENPHESALFANYPAIQADHHALDFICDYLRLMVGGNLNPFQIEALMDQEIDTHHHEAEQPARIITKVGDAMPAFGIVAAVMGVVHTMGSVGLPPAELGKLIASALVGTFLGILLAYGFIGPLGSLLEQRAEESTKLFQCMKVTLLASMNGYAPAIAVEFGRKVLFSTERPSFAELEDHVRGAKTA encoded by the coding sequence GTGTTAGTTGCCATCGGTTACATCGTGATTCTCGCGTCGGTGTTCGGCGGCTACATGCTGGCCGGAGGACACCTCGGGCCCTTGTTCCAGCCGACCGAGCTGCTGATCATCTTCGGCGCCGGCATTGGCGCGTTCGTGGTCGGCAACGACAAGAAGGCCATCAACGCCACCGTCAAGGCGCTGCCGGGCCTGTTCAAGGGCTCGAAGTACACCAAGGCCCTCTATATGGAAGTGATGGCGCTGCTGTATGTGGTGCTGTCCAAGATCCGCCGCGAAGGGATGATGTCGATCGAAGCCGACATCGAGAACCCGCATGAAAGCGCGCTGTTCGCCAATTACCCCGCCATCCAGGCCGATCACCACGCACTGGATTTCATCTGCGATTACCTCCGCCTGATGGTCGGCGGCAACCTGAATCCGTTCCAGATCGAAGCGCTGATGGATCAGGAAATCGACACCCACCACCACGAAGCCGAACAACCGGCCCGCATCATCACCAAAGTGGGCGACGCCATGCCGGCCTTCGGCATCGTGGCCGCCGTGATGGGCGTGGTGCACACCATGGGCTCGGTCGGCCTGCCGCCGGCAGAGCTGGGCAAGCTGATCGCCTCGGCGCTGGTCGGCACGTTCCTCGGGATCTTGCTGGCGTACGGCTTTATCGGGCCGCTGGGTTCGTTGCTGGAGCAGCGCGCCGAAGAATCGACCAAGTTGTTCCAGTGCATGAAGGTGACGCTGCTGGCCAGCATGAACGGCTACGCCCCGGCAATTGCCGTGGAGTTCGGCCGCAAGGTGCTGTTCTCGACCGAGCGCCCGTCCTTTGCCGAGCTGGAAGACCACGTACGCGGCGCCAAGACAGCCTGA